From the genome of Hymenobacter cellulosilyticus, one region includes:
- a CDS encoding DEAD/DEAH box helicase, producing MLNPLGTFDALVEDLILYMRTAFNIKSPALDSRRESLLRSDRVLFRQPWVEVLTEYKSDRKITELTEEDLPGFVDSKARERFASLVSAGLIDPKHKLYTHQTAMLRESLRGKQHCVITSGTGSGKTESFLLPLFAQLVRESAGWEPVESGPAGRWWDKSLDEVLQMVRPGQSSSGLIKKARQRGHETRPAAVRALVLYPMNALVEDQMTRLRRALDSEKSTTWYEDNTGGNRIYFGRYTGQTPTSGELVANGAVQRDRVKELQHQLLKLDEDALAIVEFTKDEDRVKQTGMSAEELRSFFPRPGGSEMLTRFDMQDSPPDILITNYSMLSIMLMRDHDEAIFRKTREWLQGIDLPASLSESERQERCRRERVFHLVIDELHLYRGTPGTEVAYLLRLVLHRLGLSPDHPQLRILASSASLEESAANPGAGMSRSEQFLRDFFGVRDKSFLTISGDAGASTARHEALGTPEPGYLPWEPFANFAKSLPPTPEGRDVTASHRQELARSLACSLGWPQSQQGDTLIAAMTALMPRLRQMLQAACSVEGRLRAIPLTRVEGSSEPEGFTPLADALFGSTPTLSESREAMSGLLIARALLDEDTALWGQLPRLRFHYFFHNIQGMWAEPGFAGQTAGGELADPLGRLSSESAIRGADGAVLLEVLYCDTCGTVFHGGSRVRSDMGEWHHQLISTSPDLEGLPDSGSPSADQRSYADYGLFWPKGGQEAASLQPFNQPFLSGATGKPAGAWEPAWLHRASGRVRLGMSAPDEQPSQAQEWVAGLTFRVRESDKDKAKDMLDVGDEARQLRALAQVCPCCTAGSHHRYYAGASRRGKSSIRDFGTGFGRISQVLAKNLLLQLPATGMGRKLVVFSDSREEAARAAAELERGHHRDLMRELLVTLLGRREARSVLSLVETKPAPLRAPTGGFNLKALAAVSPA from the coding sequence ATGCTTAACCCACTAGGTACTTTCGATGCGCTAGTAGAGGACTTGATCCTTTACATGCGAACGGCCTTTAACATAAAGTCTCCCGCGCTCGACAGCCGCCGAGAAAGCCTTCTTCGCTCCGACCGAGTCCTGTTTCGGCAGCCGTGGGTGGAGGTGCTAACCGAGTACAAGAGCGATCGGAAGATTACCGAGCTTACGGAGGAAGACCTGCCGGGCTTTGTGGACAGCAAGGCCCGCGAGCGCTTTGCCTCACTCGTCAGCGCGGGACTGATAGATCCTAAGCACAAGCTGTATACTCACCAGACAGCGATGCTCCGAGAGAGCTTGCGGGGCAAGCAGCATTGCGTTATCACCTCGGGCACGGGCTCAGGCAAGACTGAGTCATTTCTGCTGCCCCTATTCGCGCAACTGGTCAGGGAGTCTGCTGGGTGGGAGCCAGTAGAATCGGGCCCTGCGGGCCGCTGGTGGGATAAAAGCTTAGATGAAGTTCTGCAGATGGTCCGCCCGGGACAGAGCAGCAGCGGCCTTATTAAGAAGGCTCGCCAGCGTGGCCACGAGACGCGGCCGGCAGCCGTGCGCGCCTTGGTGCTCTACCCTATGAATGCGCTGGTGGAGGACCAGATGACTCGCCTGCGGCGTGCGCTAGACTCTGAGAAGTCCACTACCTGGTACGAAGATAATACCGGTGGCAACCGCATCTACTTTGGTCGCTACACCGGCCAGACTCCTACTTCGGGTGAACTCGTTGCCAATGGCGCTGTCCAGCGCGATAGGGTGAAGGAGCTTCAGCACCAGCTTCTCAAGCTGGACGAGGACGCACTGGCAATTGTAGAGTTCACAAAGGACGAGGATCGGGTAAAGCAGACGGGAATGAGTGCTGAGGAGCTAAGATCCTTCTTTCCCAGGCCTGGCGGTAGCGAGATGCTCACCCGCTTCGATATGCAGGACTCGCCGCCTGACATCCTGATCACAAACTACTCCATGCTCAGCATCATGCTGATGCGGGACCATGACGAAGCTATCTTCAGAAAGACCCGGGAGTGGCTCCAGGGCATTGATCTTCCTGCTAGCTTAAGCGAGTCGGAGCGGCAGGAGCGCTGCCGGCGAGAGCGGGTGTTTCATCTTGTTATCGATGAACTCCACCTTTACCGCGGCACCCCGGGCACGGAGGTAGCCTACTTGCTGCGACTGGTTCTGCACCGCCTAGGTCTGAGTCCCGACCATCCCCAACTGCGCATCTTGGCTAGCAGTGCATCCCTTGAGGAGAGCGCAGCCAATCCGGGCGCTGGGATGAGCCGCAGTGAGCAATTCTTGCGTGACTTCTTTGGGGTGCGTGACAAATCCTTCCTCACCATTTCGGGTGACGCCGGTGCTTCGACTGCAAGACATGAGGCTCTGGGCACGCCAGAGCCTGGCTATCTGCCTTGGGAACCTTTCGCAAACTTTGCCAAGAGCCTGCCGCCCACGCCCGAGGGACGCGATGTCACGGCCTCGCACCGGCAGGAACTTGCCCGCAGTCTTGCGTGTAGCTTGGGCTGGCCGCAAAGCCAGCAGGGAGACACACTGATTGCAGCGATGACTGCGCTGATGCCGCGCCTGCGGCAGATGCTTCAAGCAGCCTGCTCCGTTGAGGGGAGACTGAGAGCTATTCCGCTGACCAGAGTCGAGGGCAGCAGCGAGCCAGAAGGATTTACTCCCCTTGCCGATGCCCTCTTTGGGTCCACGCCCACGCTCAGCGAGTCAAGGGAAGCCATGAGCGGCCTGCTTATTGCCCGGGCGCTGCTTGACGAGGATACTGCCCTATGGGGACAGCTTCCCCGACTGCGCTTCCACTACTTCTTTCACAACATCCAAGGAATGTGGGCAGAGCCAGGCTTCGCCGGCCAGACAGCTGGCGGGGAGCTTGCAGACCCGCTCGGCAGGCTTAGCTCCGAGTCTGCCATACGAGGAGCTGACGGGGCGGTGCTGCTGGAGGTCTTGTACTGCGATACCTGCGGCACCGTGTTCCATGGTGGGTCGAGAGTGCGCTCAGATATGGGAGAATGGCATCACCAGCTTATCAGCACCAGTCCCGATCTGGAGGGATTGCCAGACTCGGGCTCGCCAAGCGCGGACCAGCGAAGCTATGCAGACTATGGCCTCTTCTGGCCTAAAGGAGGCCAGGAAGCTGCCAGCTTGCAACCGTTCAACCAGCCTTTTCTCAGCGGAGCAACGGGCAAGCCTGCAGGCGCTTGGGAGCCAGCTTGGCTTCACCGAGCCTCCGGTCGCGTCCGCCTTGGTATGAGCGCGCCAGATGAGCAGCCGTCCCAGGCTCAGGAGTGGGTAGCGGGCCTCACGTTTCGCGTTCGTGAGAGCGATAAGGATAAAGCCAAGGATATGCTTGATGTTGGCGATGAGGCCCGACAGTTGCGGGCTTTGGCTCAAGTCTGTCCTTGCTGCACAGCAGGGTCGCATCACCGCTACTATGCCGGAGCTTCTCGCCGGGGCAAGAGCAGCATTCGCGACTTTGGTACCGGTTTTGGGCGTATCAGCCAGGTGCTCGCCAAGAACCTGCTGCTGCAGTTGCCGGCTACGGGCATGGGGCGCAAGCTTGTCGTTTTCTCGGACAGTCGTGAGGAGGCTGC
- a CDS encoding very short patch repair endonuclease, which translates to MQGNKAKDSKPELLLRKALWQAGVRGYRLHRKGIPGKPDLVFPARRVAIFVHGCYWHSCPICAIARPKHNAAYWNEKLAGNSRRDALNTERLVEDGWRVHTVWECQIKSSLGEAVQQIKDLLASHS; encoded by the coding sequence ATGCAAGGGAACAAGGCAAAGGACTCCAAGCCTGAGCTTTTACTGCGCAAAGCTCTCTGGCAGGCAGGAGTAAGAGGGTATCGCTTACATAGGAAGGGCATACCGGGCAAGCCTGACTTGGTCTTCCCAGCCAGACGAGTAGCTATTTTCGTCCACGGCTGCTATTGGCATAGCTGTCCAATCTGCGCGATAGCACGCCCAAAGCATAATGCAGCCTACTGGAATGAAAAGCTAGCTGGCAATAGTCGGCGCGACGCTCTAAACACTGAGCGTCTTGTCGAAGATGGCTGGCGGGTACACACGGTTTGGGAATGCCAAATAAAATCCTCGCTTGGCGAGGCTGTTCAACAAATAAAAGACTTGCTAGCTTCACATAGCTAG
- a CDS encoding DNA cytosine methyltransferase, producing the protein MLKFIDLFAGLGGFHVGLKQLDMECVFASELNKELRELYHVNHELAEDMIRGDIREVSEHDIPAHSLLCAGFPCQPFSKAGAQEGLSDEVRGNLFYQIMRIINHHKPRYVMLENVANLLKHDKNNTWAVIKRTLQEAGYQVDHRILSPHQFGVPQLRQRMFIVAARKDEGGLEHFVWPEPESHAHMTVRSIIEAEPDEADVRSFTERELNAVAVWQRFLDCLPESAVIPSFPIWATEYKATYPFETEVPGMLRKSKLAPYKGVFGRSLADQPSREQLEHIPTYARGKKLFPVWKQQFIRDNRAFFKKYESELEDVMKEIQELPFSWQKFEWNCKGEPRDLKRLIFQFRPSGIRVKRANFFPALVASTLTQVPAIGWLDRYITPMKGLDCSRLALYRFLQIKRQPLGRLATP; encoded by the coding sequence ATGCTGAAATTCATTGATTTGTTTGCTGGTTTAGGCGGGTTCCATGTTGGGTTGAAGCAACTTGATATGGAATGCGTCTTTGCTTCGGAGCTAAACAAAGAGCTGCGCGAGCTCTACCATGTAAACCACGAGCTTGCCGAGGACATGATACGAGGCGACATCAGAGAGGTGAGCGAGCACGATATTCCTGCTCACTCGCTGCTCTGTGCAGGCTTCCCTTGCCAGCCATTCTCCAAAGCTGGAGCACAGGAGGGGCTAAGCGACGAAGTGCGGGGTAACCTGTTCTATCAGATTATGCGCATCATCAATCATCACAAGCCTCGGTATGTGATGCTGGAGAATGTTGCTAACCTGCTTAAGCATGACAAGAATAATACCTGGGCCGTCATCAAAAGGACGCTTCAGGAGGCAGGATACCAGGTAGACCATCGTATTCTCTCGCCTCACCAATTCGGTGTGCCGCAGCTGCGGCAGCGAATGTTCATTGTAGCAGCCAGAAAGGATGAAGGCGGACTGGAGCATTTTGTTTGGCCCGAGCCTGAGAGCCACGCGCACATGACTGTGCGAAGCATCATTGAGGCTGAGCCCGATGAGGCCGACGTTCGCAGTTTCACGGAGAGAGAGTTGAACGCAGTAGCCGTCTGGCAGCGGTTTTTGGACTGCTTGCCCGAGAGTGCGGTCATTCCCTCGTTCCCTATCTGGGCCACTGAGTACAAGGCGACATATCCTTTCGAAACTGAGGTGCCAGGCATGCTCAGAAAGTCAAAGCTCGCACCTTACAAGGGAGTATTCGGACGAAGTCTCGCTGACCAGCCTAGTCGTGAGCAGTTGGAGCACATTCCTACCTATGCGCGTGGCAAAAAGCTCTTTCCTGTCTGGAAGCAGCAGTTCATCCGCGATAACCGTGCTTTCTTCAAGAAGTATGAGAGTGAGCTCGAAGACGTGATGAAGGAGATTCAGGAGCTTCCGTTCAGCTGGCAGAAGTTCGAGTGGAACTGTAAAGGGGAGCCGCGGGACCTCAAGAGATTGATTTTCCAGTTCCGACCTTCTGGCATTCGCGTTAAGCGAGCCAACTTCTTCCCGGCTCTGGTCGCCTCTACCCTTACGCAAGTACCTGCTATTGGCTGGCTAGACCGGTACATCACCCCAATGAAGGGATTAGATTGCAGTCGCTTGGCACTATATCGCTTCCTGCAAATAAAACGGCAGCCTTTAGGGCGCTTGGCAACGCCGTAA
- a CDS encoding ATP-binding protein, with product MSNTVGITPGVGIIGIFQFVKYKSWFALAEYVDNAIDSYLKNREALDKTQEGYRLLIDIDINVEENYIRITDNAAGISGDDLERALRMAVRPPVRTGLSEFGMGMKAASCWFSPKWYIETQALGEDVRRKVIFDVNQIVENETSELDTNPVPSPLGAHFTNIHLGEVFSMPTQSAIAKIREHLTSIYRDFIREDKFMSRVVITVNAKPLKYKAPSVLVMHPYADKSAEPIEWRKELDFTCAGGQRVTGFAAIYPTAKTKEAGFALLRRGRVVEGSFDEPYRPTKIFGTPGSFYSQRIYGELHLDDFAASFTKDGVKWEDAEEDFLVRLKAAMKGPGIDLLKQANGMRMKESSAGGSGNGQNGSAGGGKGGTQPSGNGSPGNGGASGGNGGSPEPGGQDGGTSGNAGSNTQGAGGGSSGGQASPGALHQSLSRPSQSRFGHSMLL from the coding sequence ATGAGCAACACCGTTGGTATCACCCCTGGCGTAGGAATCATTGGCATATTTCAATTCGTCAAGTACAAGTCTTGGTTTGCTCTTGCTGAGTATGTTGACAACGCGATTGACAGCTACCTGAAGAATCGAGAGGCGCTCGATAAAACGCAAGAGGGATATCGACTATTGATTGATATTGATATCAACGTAGAGGAGAACTACATCCGCATTACTGATAATGCGGCCGGTATAAGCGGGGATGATTTGGAGCGTGCGCTACGTATGGCTGTTCGTCCTCCTGTCCGTACAGGGCTTTCCGAGTTTGGTATGGGCATGAAGGCCGCTAGCTGCTGGTTCTCCCCAAAGTGGTATATAGAGACTCAGGCGCTTGGTGAGGATGTAAGACGCAAGGTCATCTTTGACGTAAATCAAATCGTAGAGAATGAAACGAGTGAACTGGATACGAATCCGGTTCCTTCTCCTCTGGGAGCGCACTTTACGAACATACACCTAGGGGAGGTATTCAGCATGCCGACTCAAAGCGCTATCGCTAAGATTCGGGAGCATCTGACAAGTATCTACCGCGACTTCATCCGCGAGGATAAGTTCATGAGTAGAGTTGTCATTACTGTCAATGCTAAGCCGCTTAAGTATAAAGCGCCATCCGTGCTTGTCATGCATCCTTATGCAGATAAGTCCGCTGAGCCTATAGAGTGGCGAAAAGAGTTAGATTTTACTTGTGCTGGCGGGCAGCGGGTCACAGGATTTGCCGCTATATACCCTACTGCGAAAACCAAGGAGGCAGGATTTGCCCTGCTCCGGCGCGGGCGTGTGGTGGAGGGTAGCTTTGACGAGCCGTACCGGCCAACCAAGATTTTCGGTACGCCAGGCAGCTTCTACAGCCAGCGTATCTACGGTGAGCTACACCTTGACGATTTTGCTGCCAGCTTCACCAAGGATGGTGTTAAGTGGGAAGATGCTGAGGAGGACTTTCTGGTGCGTCTAAAAGCCGCTATGAAGGGCCCAGGAATCGACTTGCTGAAGCAGGCGAACGGGATGCGCATGAAAGAGTCATCGGCAGGCGGCTCAGGCAATGGCCAGAACGGCAGCGCAGGCGGCGGGAAAGGCGGAACTCAGCCAAGCGGCAATGGTAGCCCTGGCAATGGCGGAGCAAGCGGAGGTAATGGAGGCTCGCCAGAGCCAGGCGGCCAAGACGGCGGCACAAGTGGCAATGCCGGCTCCAACACTCAAGGAGCTGGCGGCGGAAGCAGCGGGGGGCAGGCGTCACCCGGGGCATTGCACCAGAGCCTGTCCCGCCCAAGCCAGTCGAGGTTCGGACACTCAATGCTGCTATAG
- a CDS encoding Z1 domain-containing protein codes for MSTISTSAKWAVKTDGKQVESLKAQLGLPAAATNKLIAETSDILGLCGSPNVSVSAETGLALGYVQSGKTMSFTSLIAMARDNGYQVIIVLAGTQKVLIRQSVERLTKDLQLGGANSLDWRIMSDPTISLEGLQATLNEYKSGSKSKLRKRTAIIAVMKNKTRLGNLIDIIEKLSEDFKGVPTLIVDDEADQAGMNTEAKANRKRVAAGLPEKLSPVYTQLLRLKNALPHHTYVQYTATPQALLFIRRKDDMSPNFIKLLTPGDGYTGGNVFFSKPLFKKLVKEIPDNEVHSPNQHLVSAPSTLQAALRVFFLGVAEHLITGSSLRNRSMMVHPSQLTDIHRQYFKWVTTLKGLWVRTLKMAEEEIDRQQLVAQFKATYDELYALNPAMDPFEDYLDALVDSISATQVNQLNGAPGSVPQIDWVNHEFFILVGGQAMSRGFTVEGLTVTYMPRGLGIGTADTMQQWARFFGYKKKYLHLCRIYLVEDVIKAFQGYVEHEKDLHDRLAAFDADRTLNAFQRRVKLPSSLKYLTRNSVLSDDVEHYSFGALG; via the coding sequence ATGAGTACAATATCTACTTCCGCTAAATGGGCTGTCAAGACTGACGGCAAGCAAGTTGAGAGCTTAAAGGCCCAACTGGGGCTTCCTGCTGCTGCAACGAACAAGCTGATAGCAGAGACGAGTGATATCCTGGGTCTTTGCGGCTCTCCTAATGTCTCTGTGAGCGCAGAGACAGGCTTGGCGCTGGGATATGTGCAAAGCGGTAAGACGATGTCGTTTACCTCGCTCATCGCGATGGCACGTGACAACGGCTATCAAGTTATTATCGTGCTCGCAGGCACTCAGAAGGTGCTGATTCGTCAGTCGGTTGAGCGTCTCACAAAGGACCTGCAGCTTGGTGGCGCAAACTCGCTTGACTGGCGAATTATGTCTGACCCTACTATCTCGCTAGAGGGACTACAGGCAACGCTTAACGAGTACAAGAGCGGCAGCAAGTCGAAGCTGCGGAAGAGGACGGCCATCATCGCCGTTATGAAGAACAAGACGCGACTCGGAAATCTGATTGATATCATTGAGAAGCTCAGCGAGGACTTTAAGGGAGTGCCCACGCTGATTGTTGATGACGAAGCAGACCAGGCGGGAATGAATACCGAGGCTAAGGCCAACCGCAAGCGCGTCGCAGCTGGGCTGCCGGAAAAGCTAAGTCCAGTCTATACGCAACTGCTGCGCCTCAAGAATGCCTTGCCGCACCACACCTATGTGCAGTACACAGCAACGCCACAGGCACTGCTGTTTATTCGGCGCAAGGATGATATGTCTCCAAACTTCATCAAGCTCCTGACGCCTGGTGACGGCTATACTGGCGGCAATGTATTCTTCTCAAAGCCGCTCTTCAAGAAGCTGGTTAAGGAGATACCAGACAATGAGGTGCACTCGCCTAATCAGCATCTCGTCTCTGCGCCCAGCACCCTGCAAGCAGCCCTCCGCGTGTTCTTTCTTGGCGTTGCTGAGCACTTGATAACGGGCTCAAGCCTGCGTAATCGCTCCATGATGGTCCATCCATCTCAACTCACGGACATACACAGGCAGTACTTCAAGTGGGTGACCACCCTAAAAGGACTTTGGGTACGCACGCTGAAGATGGCAGAGGAGGAGATAGACCGACAGCAGCTAGTAGCTCAATTCAAGGCTACCTACGATGAGCTTTACGCGCTCAATCCGGCAATGGACCCCTTCGAGGACTACCTAGATGCGCTGGTGGACTCGATCTCAGCTACCCAGGTCAACCAGCTCAACGGAGCACCAGGCTCAGTGCCGCAGATTGACTGGGTCAACCACGAGTTCTTTATCCTCGTGGGTGGGCAGGCCATGTCTCGCGGATTTACTGTTGAGGGGCTGACCGTAACCTATATGCCGCGCGGCTTAGGGATTGGTACTGCCGACACGATGCAGCAGTGGGCTCGCTTCTTCGGCTATAAGAAAAAGTACCTGCACCTATGCCGAATCTACCTTGTCGAAGATGTGATTAAAGCCTTTCAAGGCTACGTGGAGCACGAGAAAGACCTGCACGACCGATTGGCCGCATTTGATGCTGACCGCACTCTTAACGCCTTTCAGCGTCGTGTAAAGCTGCCTTCCTCGCTCAAGTACCTGACCCGGAACTCTGTTCTAAGCGACGACGTGGAGCACTACAGCTTCGGGGCGCTTGGATAA
- a CDS encoding HNH endonuclease, giving the protein MELLVFYRESLTQFAGAGFSYLGRFEYQSHSGTSPALFTLARSGFMPSIEQIQAQEDEQGGFNPATVRDGREWVLSTIVRRRGQAAFRASLLAAYASTCPVTGCKVEPLLEAAHIIPYLGATTNHIQNGLPLRADIHTLFDLQLLAIDPETLAVLLAPALLGSEYGVLAGRPIDLPMDAMHHPSREALRTHRIRCSF; this is encoded by the coding sequence TTGGAGCTACTGGTATTCTATCGCGAGAGTCTGACACAGTTTGCTGGCGCTGGATTTAGCTACTTGGGCCGCTTCGAATACCAAAGTCACAGCGGTACCAGCCCTGCGCTTTTCACGCTTGCCCGCAGCGGCTTTATGCCGAGCATAGAACAAATACAAGCGCAAGAAGATGAGCAAGGCGGCTTTAACCCAGCGACTGTTCGTGACGGCCGCGAGTGGGTGCTATCCACTATTGTGCGTCGCAGAGGGCAGGCTGCGTTTCGCGCTAGCCTTCTAGCTGCCTACGCTAGCACCTGCCCAGTCACCGGCTGTAAGGTCGAGCCGCTGCTTGAGGCTGCGCACATCATCCCGTATCTAGGTGCCACAACCAACCACATTCAAAATGGCCTGCCATTACGCGCCGATATTCACACGCTATTTGACTTACAGCTGCTAGCTATAGACCCAGAGACGCTAGCTGTTCTTCTGGCACCTGCGCTGCTAGGGTCTGAGTACGGTGTGCTTGCTGGTCGCCCGATTGACCTTCCTATGGACGCCATGCACCATCCTAGCCGGGAGGCCTTGCGCACGCATCGGATTCGTTGCTCGTTCTAG
- a CDS encoding HEPN domain-containing protein: protein MSLVIERLERKLDSLFLVVDALPEGEAKARLADYLCIRIAGLIERVVKQLVGDFMDGASQQEINKYVTTKLSSVTNLNHIKLAKLLESFSIDWQDEYTRNATDAEIASLDSILRLRNSIAHGGDQTTGYSNVKAHYANVKTVIGRLKLIIRKHPRRARARVHA from the coding sequence ATGAGTCTAGTAATTGAGCGGCTCGAAAGGAAGCTTGATAGTCTATTTCTTGTCGTAGACGCACTGCCCGAGGGGGAGGCCAAAGCTAGACTTGCCGATTACCTATGCATTAGAATCGCAGGCCTGATTGAGAGAGTAGTTAAGCAGCTTGTGGGTGATTTTATGGACGGAGCATCACAGCAGGAAATCAACAAGTATGTAACAACCAAGCTGTCTAGCGTCACTAACTTGAACCATATCAAGCTTGCAAAGCTACTGGAGTCTTTCAGCATAGACTGGCAGGACGAGTACACGCGCAATGCTACTGATGCGGAGATAGCATCCCTAGACTCCATTCTGAGACTACGAAACTCGATTGCTCACGGAGGAGACCAGACGACTGGATACAGCAACGTAAAGGCCCACTACGCAAACGTAAAAACTGTAATAGGCCGCCTGAAGCTAATCATTCGCAAGCATCCCCGCAGAGCCCGTGCCCGAGTCCATGCCTAG
- a CDS encoding DUF262 domain-containing protein, with protein sequence MAKLSKPKLVEIFVNTIQSEGAVVEYRTPRGEHPAVIHVRAPGLDSTYRIYIWNLSRGGTNRPADEYRIQTSGVDGFESKPGETTLILGYWSQLELFIAWDYSKHTTRLGNSVSLQIREQPLHDAVIQGIATYPKETGEIVIVFGKERSVTYLKHYEAIHKGEYNYESTDQKNYIDLLEDDIGSRRYSLTSYGADYSVQSVVQQIVAKIIYVPDFQRQFVWSREESSRFIESLLLGFPVPGVFLAHDTSGKLLIVDGQQRLLSLFYFYSGVLRGEKFSLRGVASDLEGKTYAALSYDDKSTLDNQIIHATIVKPDNPVEDREGIYLLFERLNTGGAKLTGQEIRSSLYYGAFNDYLNQVVTHEVWTNIFGFTNDRFKSQELILRFLAFYFGLASYEVPMSRFLNDFMSSNRNFEIHSQEQINALLLPTLTLVNDALGRRAFRLGGGINAAVFDSAMVGLALRLQSDRLNPGQVREAYNALLLDEAYLNAVRTGTAHKASVEARMQAATHYFAQDIYSPTLL encoded by the coding sequence ATGGCGAAGCTCTCAAAGCCGAAACTGGTTGAAATTTTTGTTAATACTATTCAAAGTGAAGGCGCTGTCGTTGAGTATAGAACTCCACGAGGTGAGCACCCAGCAGTCATACATGTACGCGCCCCAGGATTAGATAGCACTTACCGAATATATATCTGGAACCTATCCCGTGGGGGTACAAATCGCCCTGCAGATGAGTATCGCATCCAGACATCTGGGGTGGACGGATTTGAATCAAAGCCGGGCGAAACTACGCTGATTCTCGGCTATTGGAGCCAGTTGGAGTTGTTTATCGCGTGGGACTACTCCAAGCATACAACTCGGCTGGGTAACTCTGTATCACTGCAGATAAGAGAGCAGCCCCTTCACGATGCAGTGATACAGGGGATAGCAACATATCCGAAAGAGACTGGTGAGATAGTCATCGTTTTCGGCAAAGAGCGCTCAGTAACGTATCTGAAGCACTACGAAGCCATTCATAAGGGAGAGTATAACTACGAGTCAACTGACCAGAAAAACTACATTGACCTGCTGGAGGATGATATAGGCTCACGCAGATATTCCTTGACAAGCTATGGAGCAGACTATTCCGTGCAGTCTGTTGTACAGCAGATAGTGGCCAAGATTATCTATGTACCAGACTTTCAGCGCCAGTTTGTCTGGAGCCGGGAGGAAAGCTCCCGATTCATTGAGTCGCTGCTGCTCGGGTTCCCTGTGCCTGGCGTCTTCCTTGCCCATGACACATCAGGCAAGCTGCTCATCGTAGATGGTCAGCAGCGGCTCTTAAGCCTATTCTATTTCTATTCTGGCGTGCTTCGAGGCGAGAAGTTCAGCCTACGCGGGGTTGCGTCAGACTTAGAAGGCAAAACGTACGCGGCGCTGTCCTACGATGACAAGTCAACGCTCGACAATCAGATTATTCACGCTACGATTGTCAAGCCAGATAATCCCGTCGAGGATAGAGAAGGCATATATCTTCTCTTCGAGCGACTAAACACAGGTGGCGCAAAGCTGACTGGTCAGGAGATTCGCTCAAGCCTGTACTACGGAGCGTTCAATGACTACCTCAATCAAGTAGTAACTCATGAGGTCTGGACCAACATCTTCGGATTCACAAACGACCGATTCAAGAGCCAGGAACTCATTCTCCGCTTCTTAGCATTTTACTTCGGGCTTGCATCCTATGAAGTGCCAATGTCAAGATTTCTGAATGACTTCATGTCCTCCAACAGAAATTTTGAGATACACTCGCAAGAGCAGATTAATGCGCTGCTGTTGCCTACCCTTACGCTTGTGAACGACGCGCTCGGCCGGCGCGCATTCAGGCTAGGAGGCGGAATCAACGCAGCCGTCTTCGACTCCGCGATGGTCGGGCTTGCGCTCAGGCTACAGTCTGACCGATTGAATCCTGGTCAAGTTCGAGAGGCCTACAATGCTCTCTTGTTAGATGAGGCATACTTAAATGCAGTGCGCACAGGAACCGCCCATAAGGCTTCCGTCGAGGCAAGGATGCAAGCTGCAACTCATTATTTCGCTCAAGATATATACTCTCCAACCCTGCTATGA